The Onychomys torridus chromosome X, mOncTor1.1, whole genome shotgun sequence genomic interval AGCCCAAAAAACAGGAGTCTGGTGAATCTTTTTATTACCGGTACATACCCAAAGGAGTCTATGACTTCTGTGAATGGGTTGACTCATTCGGAGATTTAGGCATTGATGAAGATTTCATGATGAAGCAATTTGACATTGGCTATGAGTGCAAACCGAGCTATGGAGACTCCGCCATCAAGAAAATTAGCGTGCTTCCTTCTGAGCTCAAATACTGCaggaggctgagcaaagtgaagGAGATCAGATTCTCCATACAGGAGTCAAACTTTGAAAGGAAACTCCGAAAACCACTTGATCCCTACAAGTCCACCAGGGATAAGATTAGATATGGAGCATGGTACCTGAAGCCTAGTCTGTGGAAAAAGCTAATAAATGATGAGCCTTTGATGGATCCTGACTACTTACTTGAACTTGAAGGTGAAAGGTTTGGTAAACCAGACATCATTGACGACCTTTATGGAACAATTGCCTTTAAGGATTTCATCATAAGCAAAGGCTACGATATGCCAGCCATCCTTGAGAAGCTGTTTATGAGGAAAGGATGGGATTACCAAACTGTCAACACTCCAATACCAAGAGTACTAAGAGCACATGAATTGATCATGCAGAGAAAGGATGAAGATTACGATGATGAAAATGACTAGgtggttttccattttatttacttgACTTTATTCTGTTCTCATTTCAAACAGTGAACAGAATATATATGAAGATAGCACCATATGTGAACATCTTTTTGGACAATGTCAATGTTAGACttaatatttataaacatttctCAGTGAACTAAAATAAACTTCTGCTATGCCTGAACCAACGTTTTATCAACTACAACATCAGCATTCATTCTCAAATTTATTTACTATTGAGAATATGGAAATCTTACATCAGTTACTTATAAGACTATGTAAAGACAATAATTAAAGCAAAGCAGAATTACACTTTAGATTCAGTGACCTCAATTAcaagataaatcttaaaacattGCAATTGTTCgtataaaataagagaaaacttcCATAGCTTCAgctaaatgaaaaatttaaagaaataattattgaaGGAGAATTCTCCCCCAGAATGGGGGCTTCCTCCTAGGCCTTGGATTAGGCACAAACCGCACTCAAACACCAGTTTTcgcagagagatcctttattaagtggagaagaaaagttaaagtggctgctttctgactcaggcagaaaaacagcagcaagcaaatgaccttgcaggtgtaattTTAACAGCAGAAAAGGGGGAGGTCAATGGGTTTGGGTGCAATGGTGAAGGAGATAGgtgaaggggaaggggaagggaacaagggaaatGGGTATTTATTCCAAAGGGACAAAGgacataggaaaatggcagtttataaacaTACGAAGggaaccctgtgttaggatgaggcgtttaattttaattggacatgttaattagatatttaattttaactgggcatgttaattaggacAGAAAAAGTGGGCTTCTGATTTCTGTACTTCAATATTTTGGtagctggactttggtagtcagcctcaggaggaggaagtggacaaaTAAGAGAATAGACCTTGGTGACTAGTTTTAGGAATGTCATCTAACactttttagcaaggcagagggaatggggagaagggcaaggccttcTAGAGCCACATGCTCGAGTGGGCTAGTGTCCTTTCAATTTTAGTGGTTATTTTTTAACCAAACTTGAAGCtaaaataatgagttttattGTTTTCCATTCTACTTTGATgcttttaagaaaagttttatttcagtttagtcatatatatgtgagtgtgtctgtgcaaGTATATGTCACATGTGTAGGTGCCCAAGAAGATCAAAGGTATCAGAtgcttggagttggagttacaagtgattgtgagccatctgatgtgagCTCTAGGTCTCAAACTCTGGAAGAAAAATACtctcttaactgatgagtcatCTGTCCATCCCACAGTCTTGATACTTTTAAGATGTAACATTTaaagattttagttttaagttaattttgttaaagaTTTTAGGTTTAAGttcattttgaacattttatatcCACACTCatagcacattttaaaatcaatgaatattttctatttgtatgtgtatagtgATAAAGCTTAATATTTAGTATTTTCAGTATTGAAATCATTTCCAGAAATAGGTTATAGATTTGCAAATATTTGGTTTTCttactcttaattttcttttcctgtgcagaagttttttgttgttgttcatttgttttttgtctgtcttgttttttgaATTGATAGGCCATGATTTTTCATGTCATATCCAAGAAGTTAACTATCATACCAATATCTGGAAAATTTTTCCTATGTTATTCTTTTTAATACTGGTAGTATTAACGATCTCAGGTGTTATGTATTTAATCCATTTTATGTTGCTATTTTCCCTCATTGTGACAAAATTCTTAGTAACTAGAAtgtgaagaaaacaaactgaatgcTGGGTACATATTTGGTGAAAGAAGGGACAAAGAGAAACTATTTAGAATATAAGtattattcttattttccaaACATTTCCTCACATTTTAACAATCCAAATGCTTTCTATCCTTCATTTTCTTAGATTAAAAACTAGGAAATTCTCCCTGCCACTGGTGATTTCTGATTCCCTAAAAGTCTTTTCCTGAGTGATCAGAATTAATGGAAATTTCCTAAATTAGATTATGTGCTTTTCTCATCATTTTTACTCTAAGTATAAAGAAAAAGTTTGTGTttcaggtgttttgttgttgttgttgctgttgtcttttttcccccaagaaacagtctcactatgtagctctgcctgtcctggaactcacaatgtattctagactggccttgaactcacaaagctctctctgcctcagatgttcaagtgctgggattaaaggcttgtgccactttGCCTGGCTCAGCTAGGGCAGTAAGTGTGTTAATCCTCTCCTTCATCTTCAAACATATCATCTCaattttgggtaactgttcaCATATTTCAAGGCAGAGCTGTATGGATTTCCTTGAAAATTAAGTTTCAGGTAAATGTAACAGTAGTTAAAAATGTGTCAGCTGTCAGTGACTCACTGGAAGAACTGTGTTATTCAACAAAGGTGAGAAAGGAGATAGTCTCCTATCTTaccaaaaatataattaaaagctagatttttttcttttgtaacaatTCATTGAACAGATAGCACCtcattctggaaagaaaaatatttcagttaaTACTTACATTTTCATTGTGGTGATGAGACCTTGAactttgtatataaaatgaaaatcacacTTCTCATCAAAATTAAAAGTCATTTTGATGAAAATGAATGGAGTTTTCAGAGTTGCTTGATGATAATGACATTATAGAGCTGACAGTATATATTATAAAAGAGGAGGGAAACAGGACAAGAAGAGGGCTATGCAATGGCCCAAAGGAAATATGGTAATTGGAAGAAAGGAAATCTTTCATACATTTAATCCGGTGTGATAATCTGTCATTTTCTTATATGCAATCTTTGTTGGCAATGCAGCTGTGTAGTTGGTTCTGCTCTTGCACCTGTCCCTGCTAGGCTGTTTTTTTCCCAAAGTTGGGGTTGGGGCAGGTAAGAATGGAAATGACTTCAAGGAAAAGGACAGGTGTCCTTGGGAAGATAATGCAGCAAAGTTTCTGTGACATATGATCACATAGCacactgtgtgtgagtgtaagtgTCCTTGAGACTGAACAGTATCATTGCCCCCCACCAAATCCTACTTCACTTGTCCCATACAATAAGGCAGGATGGGAGAAATTGGACACTCAAGGTATTGGCAGGAGCAGCAGTGACTGTTGTATCCTGCTTTTTTGATGAAATCCAAGACTGGCTAGATGTGAATCTATAACCAAAAGGACTTCAAGAAGCTGGAAACATGTCTGTACTTAGAGACAACAGCATATGAAGTGTTGTGGATGACTAGTATGTATACCCAAACCAGGGGATTTTCCCAAGAGGGAGGAATAAAGGCTAAGAGCAGGTTGGATATGCTGATGTGAGGCAAAGTAAAATTAGGTAGATGGATTAATTATTGTTCTGTTGCTATGTTTAAATGCCATGCCCCAAAGTAACTAATGGAAGAATTTACTTTGGTTTACAATTTTGGAGTTAGAATTCACCACAATGAGGGAATGCATGGCAGTAAGTAGCTGAA includes:
- the LOC118573765 gene encoding protein FAM47A-like; amino-acid sequence: MGEQWIPWNRPRQVLQPMPLGMTCKPWFKERLPSKCLAKHKQEKLKFPTSLDGRRWVFVKEGLDDFRKGCPPCEGMILRGNKEGFLPTISHRVRRGSRKSQKKQGRELMLVSPLSLAQQERKFFVERTEANLTQHPLTFWPLEEGISENLLLNVMEALDPERELEEKWDFCEGHRKSIDLPAIADKYPQKKIDLDPPKFPGSRKHGVLHENKPKKQESGESFYYRYIPKGVYDFCEWVDSFGDLGIDEDFMMKQFDIGYECKPSYGDSAIKKISVLPSELKYCRRLSKVKEIRFSIQESNFERKLRKPLDPYKSTRDKIRYGAWYLKPSLWKKLINDEPLMDPDYLLELEGERFGKPDIIDDLYGTIAFKDFIISKGYDMPAILEKLFMRKGWDYQTVNTPIPRVLRAHELIMQRKDEDYDDEND